The sequence CTCCGAGCAGGTGTGTGAGGCCATTGTCGGAGCACCACCCGGGGCTGTGCTGCGGTTTCGGGTAACACACTGTGACACCGCGGCCGGTGTCATGGAGCGTCACCAAATCGTGCGGCTGGAGATACATATCGACGCCGGAAGCGGCGTCAAATTGATCCTGCCGGATGGCTCAATCACTCGAAGGAGATTCATCATGAAACGCACGACACGCAATGTTCTGATCTCATCACTGGCCGGCGCGACGCTGCTCGGCGCTTCCGTCGTCATGGCCGGTGGGGCTGGCTGTGGCGGGCCGGGCGGGTTCGGCCCCGCGGGGTTTGCTGGCCCAGGTTTCGGCCCGGCCATGATGGGGCACCCCGGCCCGGGGATGATGGCCCATGGTCACGCCATGGGCGGCCACCCGGGCGCAGCATTCGCGCCCGAAGAGCGCGCCCGTTGGCAT comes from Denitromonas sp. and encodes:
- a CDS encoding Spy/CpxP family protein refolding chaperone translates to MERHQIVRLEIHIDAGSGVKLILPDGSITRRRFIMKRTTRNVLISSLAGATLLGASVVMAGGAGCGGPGGFGPAGFAGPGFGPAMMGHPGPGMMAHGHAMGGHPGAAFAPEERARWHLDALKASLKLQPDQEAAWQAFETTAMDQAKSMGQARDKMWSQTQTLPERAALASEFMKERSQGMEKVSGAMKALYDVLTPEQQQMLNRPGFGMHG